From the Takifugu flavidus isolate HTHZ2018 chromosome 12, ASM371156v2, whole genome shotgun sequence genome, one window contains:
- the trpc4b gene encoding short transient receptor potential channel 4b — MSQLYYRKSNNSSYRDRIALRIIRAESELSALERAYLGAVEKGDYSSVKQALEEAEIYFRININCIDPLGRTALLIAIENENLEIIELLLSYNVYVGDALLHAIRKQVVGAVELLLNHKKPRGEKQVLPVLLDRQFSDFTPDITPIILAAHTNNYEIIKLLLQRGVSIPQPHAVHCNCMECVSCSDVDSLRHSRSRLNIYKALASPSLIALSSEDPFLTAFKLSWELKELSTVENEFKSEYEELSRMCKQFAKDLLDQTRSSKELEIILNYRDDINPLMDENTNDLARLKLAIKYSQKEFVAQPNCQQLLASRWYDEFPGWRRRHWAVKLLTCIFIGLIFPLLSIGYLISPKSRYGLFIRKPFIKFICHTASYLTFLFLLFLASQHIASPLPNLQGPPPTTVEWMILPWVLGFIWNEIKQMWDSGFQGYIDDWWNLMDFIMNSLYIATISLKILAYVKYSAQKPRCNWEMWHPTLVAESLFAIANIFSSLRLICLFTANSHLGPLQISLGRMLLDILKFLFIYWLVLLAFANGLNQLYFYYETEGSNNCKGIRCNQQNNAFSTLFETLQSLFWSIFGLISLYVTNVEPEHEFTEFVGSTMFGTYNIISLVVLLNMLIAMMNNSYQHIADHADIEWKFARTKLWMSYFEEGGTLPSPFNIIPSPKSVYYLFAWIKKHLLKRQSVKRLETFETLGRRAAENVRLNHEYQEVLKNLVKRYVAAMIRDGKTERSLTEENFKELKQDISSFRYEVLGMMKSKRRGGVSSKVASSTLAYPGNSFKYSPLLPNDAPMQKPDIDGTTSAPAESTAAHTTTFSQKEVSDSGPTSRKKGQMHRKRQKEVFDFDQLSRQSKTSSQECDEISSPPVQDASASAKEDQEQHQPKEIEDILQKVESNIREIELFSMQLGQKVESGPQKY, encoded by the exons ATGTCCCAGCTGTACTACAGGAAATCCAACAACTCCTCCTACAGAGATCGCATCGCTTTGCGGATCATTAGGGCTGAATCCGAGCTCTCTGCCCTGGAGAGGGCCTACCTGGGGGCCGTCGAGAAGGGGGACTATTCCAGTGTGAAACAGGCCTTAGAAGAGGCTGAGATCTATTTCAGGATCAACATCAACTGCATCGACCCTCTGGGGCGCACGGCCCTGCTCATCGCCATTGAAAATGAGAACCTGGAGATCattgagctgctgctcagctatAATGTCTACGTGGGAGATGCCCTGTTGCACGCCATCCGGAAACAAGTGGTGGGTGCCgtggagctgctcctcaacCACAAGAAGCcaagaggggaaaaacag GTGCTGCCGGTTCTGCTGGATAGACAGTTTTCAGATTTCACCCCAGATATCACCCCGATCATCCTCGCGGCTCACACCAACAACTACGAGATCATcaagctgctcctccagcgaGGCGTCTCCATACCCCAGCCTCACGCCGTGCACTGCAACTGCATGGAGTGCGTGTCCTGCTCAGACGTGGACAGCCTCCGGCACTCGCGCTCCCGCCTCAACATCTACAAGGCCCTCGCCAGCCCGTCGCTCATCGCCCTCTCCAGCGAGGATCCTTTCCTCACGGCTTTTAAGCTGAGctgggagctgaaggagctcagCACGGTGGAGAACGAGTTCAAGTCGGAGTACGAAGAGCTCTCTCGCATGTGTAAACAATTTGCAAAGGACCTCTTGGACCAGACCCGGAGCTCCAAGGAGCTGGAGATTATCCTCAACTACCGCGATGACATCAACCCTCTGATGGATGAGAACACCAACGACCTGGCCCGACTGAAGCTGGCCATCAAATACAGCCAGAAAGAG TTTGTTGCTCAGCCCAACTGTCAGCAACTGTTGGCATCTCGGTGGTACGATGAGTTCCCGGGCTGGAGGAGGCGCCACTGGGCAGTAAAGCTCCTCACATGCATCTTCATCGGCCTTATCTTTCCGCTGCTGTCCATCGGCTACCTGATCTCCCCAAAGAGTCGCTATGGCTTGTTCATCCGTAAGCCCTTCATCAAGTTCATCTGTCACACTGCCTCCTACCTgactttcctcttcctgctcttcttggCCTCACAGCACATAGCCTCTCCCCTGCCCAACTTGCAGGgcccccctcccaccactgTGGAATGGATGATCCTGCCCTGGGTCCTCG GTTTTATTTGGAATGAGATAAAGCAAATGTGGGACAGTGGCTTCCAAGGCTACATAGATGACTGGTGGAACCTAATGGACTTCATCATGAATTCTCTGTATATTGCAACCATTTCTCTGAAGATCCTTGCCTATGTGAAG TACAGTGCGCAGAAACCCAGATGCAACTGGGAAATGTGGCACCCCACCTTGGTGGCAGAGTCTTTGTTTGCCATTGCCAACATCTTTAGCTCGCTGCGGCTCATCTGCCTCTTCACTGCCAATTCACATCTGGGCCCACTGCAGATCTCACTGGGCCGCATGCTCTTGGACATCCTTAAGTTCCTTTTCATCTACTGGCTGGTGCTGTTAGCCTTTGCCAATGGGCTCAACCAGCTCTACTTTTATTATGAAACCGAGGGGAGTAACAACTGCAAAGGTATTCGGTGTAATCAGCAGAACAATGCCTTCTCAAC GCTCTTTGAGACACTGCAGTCCTTATTTTGGTCCATATTTGGCCTGATTTCCCTCTATGTGACTAATGTGGAACCAGAACATGAATTCACTGAGTTTGTGGGCTCTACCATGTTTGGCACGTATAATATCATCTCCCTTGTCGTGCTTCTGAACATGCTAATTGCAATGATGAACAACTCCTACCAGCATATTGCT GACCATGCGGATATTGAGTGGAAATTTGCAAGAACAAAACTGTGGATGAGCTATTTTGAAGAAGGGGGGACTTTACCGTCACCATTTAATATAATACCCAGTCCAAAATCTGTTTATTACCTTTTTGCATGGATAAAGAAACATTtgctgaagaggcagagtgTTAAGAGGCTCGAAACCTTTGAAACTTTAGGG AGACGTGCGGCTGAAAATGTGAGATTAAACCACGAATATCAG gaAGTCTTGAAGAACCTTGTAAAGCGATATGTAGCTGCGATGATCCGAGATGGCAAAACTGAGAGAAGCCTGACGGAAGAGAATTTCAAG GAGCTGAAGCAGGACATCTCCAGCTTCCGCTATGAAGTCCTGGGAATGATGAAGAGTAAACGCAGAGGTGGAGTTTCAAGCAAAGTGGCCAGCTCCACCTTGGCTTATCCTGGAAActcatttaaatattcaccGCTATTACCCAATGATGCACCCATGCAGAAACCAGACATAGACGGGACCACCTCTGCACCCGCAGAGAGCACAGCCGCTcacaccaccaccttctctcaGAAGGAAGTCAGTGATTCTGGTCCTACGtccaggaagaaaggacaaaTGCACCGGAAACGGCAGAAAGAGGTGTTTGATTTTGACCAGCTCTCGAGACAAAGCAAAACTTCCTCCCAGGAATGTGATGAAATCTCTTCCCCACCGGTGCAGGATGCATCCGCTTCTGCCAAAGAAGACCAGGAACAACATCAGCCCAAGGAGATCGAGGACATCTTACAGAAAGTGGAGAGCAACATTCGGGAAATTGAACTTTTTTCCATGCAGCTTGGCCAGAAAGTGGAAAGCGGTCcccaaaaatattaa
- the spartb gene encoding spartin b isoform X2, producing the protein MEQAKQDAFDNARLEVIKDGYDRAFECINKALTADEAGDKTRALGLYKRGRQHLLRAISVPSRGEECVGSSWESARQMQQKMQETLNNITTRLARLETSVEVGATGASGVSHPSAPDMSAESLYPTFPSKAMPERPVPPNLLSPSSQPAGAVGGSTKGPSTTRHPLGLAEQPPVYSPQAADGHLSISYGTNTGEMPLVGNEFFSHTSNSTPSPQSLSEDGEELLYIPRGVQIFFVTPEGQVSAPSYPGYLRLVRFTSDHSDRMPNRPPAFLQVCDWLYPLMKTFPVLLCNTGVFMFPDMMAPAPGYYLGVVLSAELPAADRRLFQDLLTQMTDFRVQAPDEAAESINLSQSVSVATPEETVPEETVPEETEEEKNLPEWSEKVASGILTGASWLKWGLVKGAEYTGVAIHKGASKLREHITPEDKPTHVSPTVTKSLHVAKQATGGAVKVSQFLVDGVCAIAGHVGKELAPHVKKHGGKLIPESMKKDKDGRSNMDGAMVVAASGVEGFAAVWTGLEVAAKNITTSVAAETVTTVKHKFRGLQKAFDPANEEKSTEQQQDKPQTTLSTLPLMLESLPSTLTTWVSKLW; encoded by the exons ATGGAGCAAGCCAAACAAGATGCCTTTGACAATGCCAGACTTGAGGTGATCAAAGATGGTTATGACCGGGCTTTTGAGTGCATTAATAAAGCACTGACCGCAGATGAAGCCGGGGACAAGACACGGGCTCTGGGCCTCTACAAACGAGGGCGGCAGCACCTTCTCAGAGCCATCTCTGTGCCTTCTCGGGGGGAAGAATGCGTTGGTAGCTCCTGGGAATCAGCCAGACAGATGCAGCAGAAGATGCAGGAGACGCTGAACAACATTACAACTCGTCTGGCTCGTTTGGAGACCAGCGTGGAGGTGGGTGCAACAGGTGCGAGCGGTGTCTCTCACCCAAGTGCCCCTGACATGTCTGCAGAGAGTCTCTACCCAACATTCCCCTCAAAAGCAATGCCGGAGAGGCCGGTGCCACCAAACCTACTGTCCCCAAGTAGCCAGCCAGCCGGAGCTGTAGGAGGAAGCACCAAAGGTCCTTCAACCACCAGACATCCGTTGGGTCTGGCTGAGCAGCCCCCAGTGTACTCCCCTCAGGCTGCAGACGGGCACCTGTCCATTTCATACGGAACAAACACAGGGGAAATGCCACTGGTTGGAAATGAGTTCTTCAGCCATACATCTAACTCAACGCCATCTCCCCAAAGTTTGtctgaagatggagaggagcTGCTTTACATCCCTCGTGGTGTCCAGATATTCTTTGTCACCCCTGAAGGTCAAGTGAGTGCCCCGTCATACCCAGGCTACCTGCGACTTGTGAGGTTTACTAGCGATCACTCCGACAGAATGCCCAACCGACCACCAGCATTTCTGCAG GTGTGTGACTGGCTCTACCCTCTCATGAAAACCTTTCCGGTGTTGCTGTGTAACACCGGGGTGTTCATGTTTCCGGATATGATGGCGCCGGCCCCAGGCTATTATTTGGGGGTTGTGCTCTCCGCTGAGCTacctgcagcagacagaagGCTGTTCCAGGACCTGCTCACCCAGATGACGGATTTCAGGGTTCAG gctccagatgaagctgcagaaagTATTAATCTCAGTCAATCAGTGTCTGTTGCCACACCCGAGGAGACGGTGCCAGAGGAGACGGTacctgaggagacagaggaggaaaagaacctACCTGAGTGGAGTGAAAAGGTGGCAAGTGGGATTCTGACAG GCGCGTCCTGGCTTAAATGGGGCCTGGTTAAAGGAGCAGAGTATACAGGTGTGGCCATCCACAAAGGGGCATCCAAACTCCGAGAACACATCACTCCAGAAGATAAACCCACTCACGTCAGCCCCACGGTGACCAAAAGCCTCCATGTTGCCAAGCAGGCAACAGGAGGAGCTGTCAAAGTCAGCCAGTTTCTAG TGGATGGGGTGTGTGCAATAGCTGGCCACGTGGGCAAGGAGTTGGCGCCACATGTGAAAAAACACGGAGGTAAGCTCATCCCAGAGTCGATGAAGAAGGACAAAGATGGACGCTCTAACATGGACGGAGCCATGGTTGTGGCTGCCAGCGGAGTAGAAG GATTTGCAGCAGTTTGGACGGGTTTGGAAGTTGCAGCAAAGAACATAACCACTAGTGTAGCAGCAGAGACCGTGACCACTGTTAAACACAA ATTTAGGGGCCTTCAAAAGGCCTTTGACCCAGCTAATGAGGAGAAAA GtacggagcagcagcaggacaagcCACAGACCACGCTGTCAACTCTGCCATTAATGTTGGAATCACTGCCTTCAACGTTGACAACCTGGGTGTCAAAGCTGTGGTGA
- the postnb gene encoding periostin, osteoblast specific factor b, whose amino-acid sequence MKLFFIAAFALFVLSVFDKADSSAYDKIVAHSRIRARKEGPNVCALQQVMGTKKYFSTCRNWYNKSICGRKATVLYECCPGYMKLEGMHGCPAVAPIDDVYGTLGVVKATSTQRYSEISKLRPEIEGSGSYTFFAPSNEAWDSLDDTMKNALVSNVNVELYNALHYHMSKKRLLTKDLKNGMTVPSMNLDLDLYINHYPNGVVTVNCARIIHGNQVATNGVVHVIDRVIGAVGNTIQDVIENDDELSTLSDVAQSAGVLEKLGQPGHYTLFAPTNKAFEGLGREVLERLRGDKGALKALVNFHLLDSVQCSEAIMSGTSYETMEGSNVIIGCDGESLTVNGIKMVLKKDIVTTNGVIHLIDKVLMPDSAKQVMELVGDSQSTFRDMVAQLGLSSAMRPKAEYTLLAPHNDAFTDEVMSKDQRLLRILLENHILKNKVVLGELYNGQHLETIGGKLLRVFIYRTAVCIENSCLIRGSKEGINGALHITKTLLKPSEKTIYEILMENGRFKIFLSLMEAAEMTDLLKQEGDFTLFAPSDEAFASLTQSDLTLLKSDITALRTILLYHFNKGIFIGGGLENGVTNLFKSLQGNNIKVIFANKTMQVNSLQIPESDIMGKNGVIHFVNHILYPGDIPVGSQSLLSLLRKMITNIQIKYISGYKYQEIPLTFLKRTVTRFVQEVPDVPVTKFTRVVQSKPTFTKLTIEGIEEPSITEITRLVQGPQYSSSAGISTVKVEDRSSSRTSTRTRW is encoded by the exons ATGAAGCTCTTTTTCATAGCTGCTTTTGCACTCTTTGTGCTTTCCGTGTTTGACAAGGCCGACTCATCAGCTTATGATAAAATAGTTGCCCACAGTCGCATCAGGGCAAGGAAAGAAGG ACCAAATGTCTGTGCGCTTCAGCAAGTCATGGGAACCAAGAAGTACTTTAGTACCTGTCGTAACTGGTACAATAAGTCCATCTGTGGAAGAAAAGC GACGGTGCTTTATGAATGCTGCCCCGGGTACATGAAGCTGGAGGGCATGCATGGATGCCCTGCAG TGGCCCCAATCGACGATGTCTACGGCACTCTGGGTGTGGTGAAAGCCACATCAACCCAAAGGTACTCTGAAATTTCCAAGCTAAGGCCGGAGATCGAGGGGTCCGGCTCCTACACTTTCTTTGCCCCATCTAATGAGGCCTGGGACTCTTTAGATGAC ACAATGAAAAATGCACTGGTCAGCAACGTGAACGTGGAGCTCTACAACGCGCTGCATTATCACATGTCCAAAAAACGTCTTTTAACCAAAGATCTGAAGAACGGAATGACGGTCCCTTCGATGAACCTGGACCTTGACCTCTACATCAACCATTACCCCAACGGG GTGGTGACAGTCAACTGTGCCAGGATTATCCACGGCAACCAGGTTGCAACCAATGGAGTCGTGCATGTGATTGACCGTGTTATCGGCGCTGTTGGAAACACGATCCAGGATGTTATCGAAAATGACGATGAACTTTCAACCTTGAGC GACGTGGCTCAAAGCGCTGGCGTCTTGGAGAAGTTGGGTCAACCGGGACATTACACTCTATTCGCCCCCACCAACAAGGCCTTCGAGGGTTTGGGCCGGGAAGTTTTGGAGCGACTTCGGGGCGACAAGGGCGCTCTCAAAG ctctTGTTAATTTCCACCTCCTGGACTCAGTCCAGTGCTCCGAGGCCATCATGAGCGGGACCTCTTACGAGACTATGGAGGGCAGCAATGTTATAATTGGCTGTGATGGCGAAAGCTTAACTGTGAATGGCATCAAGATGGTGCTGAAAAAGGACATTGTCACCACCAATGGAGTCATCCACCTCATTGACAAAGTGCTCATGCCAGACTCAG CTAAGCAAGTGATGGAACTAGTGGGAGATTCCCAGTCGACTTTCCGTGACATGGTGGCTCAGTTGGGCCTTTCTAGTGCAATGAGACCAAAGGCTGAGTATACTTTACTGGCTCCCCACAACGATGCCTTCACTG ATGAGGTCATGTCCAAGGATCAGAGGCTGCTCAGGATTCTCCTGGAGAACCACATCCTGAAAAATAAAGTTGTCCTGGGAGAGTTGTACAATGGCCAGCATCTGGAGACAATTGGAGGCAAACTTTTGAGGGTCTTCATCTATCGCACA GCTGTGTGCATCGAGAACTCCTGTCTGATCAGGGGCAGTAAAGAGGGAATCAATGGAGCCCTTCACATCACAAAGACTCTGCTGAAACCATCCGAAAAAACCATCTATGAGATTCTGATGGAGAACGGGAGGTTCAA GATCTTTTTGTCCCTGATGGAAGCCGCTGAAATGACTGACCTGCTGAAACAGGAGGGGGATTTCACCCTGTTTGCCCCAAGCGATGAGGCTTTTGCTAGCTTAACACAGAGTGATTTAACCTTGTTGAAGA GTGACATAACTGCCCTCAGAACCATCCTTCTGTATCACTTCAACAAAGGGATTTTCATCGGAGGAGGTTTGGAAAATGGGGTTACAAACCTTTTCAAGTCTCTCCAGGGCAACAACATTAAAGTAATCTTC GCAAACAAGACAATGCAAGTGAATTCTCTTCAAATCCCAGAATCAGATATAATGGGAAAAAATGGTGTCATCCATTTTGTGAACCACATCTTATATCCAGGGG ATATCCCCGTTGGAAGCCAGAGTCTCCTCAGTCTGCTGAGGAAGATGATCACCAACATACAAATCAAG TACATTTCTGGTTACAAATATCAAGAAATTCCGCTTACCTTTTTAA AGAGGACCGTCACTCGGTTCGTCCAGGAAG TTCCTGATGTACCGGTAACCAAATTCACGAGAGTTGTTCAATCAAAGCCCACTTTCACCAAGTTGACCATCGAAGGGATCGAAGAACCATCCATCACTGAGATCACCAGGCTCGTCCAAG GGCCCCAGTATTCATCCAGTGCTGGTATCTCCACAGTCAAAGTGGAAG ATCGCAGCTCAAGCAGAACTAGTACCCGAACCAG aTGGTAA
- the dclk1b gene encoding LOW QUALITY PROTEIN: serine/threonine-protein kinase DCLK1b (The sequence of the model RefSeq protein was modified relative to this genomic sequence to represent the inferred CDS: inserted 2 bases in 1 codon) — protein MNHSSTEVARSDRRPAASVPSSPQRVLQRCAIMELEHFDERDKAQRYTRRGSRGNGLPSPTHSAHCSLYRTRTLQALISEKKAKKVHFYRNGDRYFKGILYAISQERFGCLEALLVXSLSDNVNLPQGVRTIYSVDGRTKITSIDQLVEGESYVCASIEPYKRVDYTKNVNPNWSVGARMAMATRDPCSLGSAKSVCPEGKDGRDFIKPKLVTIIRSGVKPRKAVRILLNKKTAHSFDQVLTDITDAIKLDSGAVKRLYTVDGKLVTCLQDFFAEDDIFFACGPEKFRYQDDFNLDENECRVSKSASYGRLPSLQGRGSPRGGGMSRRSKSPSSTSSANGTAGSQLSTPRSGKSPSPSPTSPASLRRRRGSQHSGSSLSLASTKVCSSMDEGDGPGSEAELMDEHPPIPVSIAERYKVGRTLGDGNFAVVRECVERSTGREYALKVISKNKCRGKEHMIQSEVSILRRVKHPNIVLLIEEIDAHNELYLIMELVKGGDLFDAIISSNKYTERDASCMLFNLASAIKYLHSLNIVHRDIKPENLLVYEHQDGSKSLKLGDFGLATVVNGPLHTVCGTPTYVAPEIIAETGYGLKVDIWAAGVITYILLCGFPPFRGSGDDQEALFQQILQGLLDFPKPYWDNVSDSAKALITGMLQVEMDQRYTAMQVLDHPWVNDDGVSENDNQLSVAGKIKKHFNTGPKLSNTSAGVSVITLDQDFTQQRSGSLNHNQHPGMYWIRPRHLIKRGKFSDEDATRM, from the exons ATGAATCATTCATCGACAGAAGTTGCGCGTTCAGACAGACGTCCTGCAGCCTCCGTCCCGTCCTCGCCTCAAAG gGTATTGCAGCGCTGCGCCATCATGGAGCTGGAGCACTTTGACGAGCGGGACAAAGCTCAGAGGTACACACGGAGGGGTTCCAGAGGGAATGGGCTCCCCAGCCCCACACACAGTGCTCACTGCAGCCTGTACAGAACCAGGACGTTACAAGCCCTGATCTCCGAGAAGAAGGCCAAGAAGGTCCATTTCTACCGTAATGGTGACCGGTACTTTAAAGGGATCTTGTACGCCATTTCTCAGGAGAGGTTTGGCTGCTTGGAAGCGCTACTCGT ATCTTTGTCTGATAACGTTAACTTGCCACAAGGTGTGCGGACCATATACAGCGTTGATGGACGGACAAAGATCACTAGCATAGACCAGCTGGTGGAGG GTGAGAGCTACGTCTGCGCCTCCATTGAGCCCTATAAGAGGGTGGACTACACAAAGAATGTAAATCCCAACTGGTCCGTCGGTGCCAGGATGGCCATGGCCACCCGTGACCCCTGCTCTCTCGGTAGTGCCAAATCTGTGTGCCCAGAAGGCAAAGACGGCAGAGACTTCATCAAGCCCAAACTGGTGACCATCATCCGCAGTGGAGTGAAGCCTCGCAAGGCCGTCCGGATCCTGCTCAACAAGAAGACCGCACACTCGTTCGACCAGGTCCTGACTGATATCACGGATGCCATCAAGCTGGATTCTGGAGCCGTCAAGAGGCTGTACACCGTCGACGGGAAGCTG GTCACCTGTCTTCAGGACTTCTTTGCAGAAGATGATATATTCTTTGCCTGTGGACCTGAGAAGTTCCGTTATCAGGACGACTTTAACCTGGATGAAAATG AATGCAGAGTGTCAAAGTCTGCATCGTACGGCCGCCTCCCCTCTTTGCAGGGCCGTGGTTCTCCCCGAGGTGGAGGAATGTCTCGCAGGAGTAAATCGCCATCATCCACTAGTTCAG CCAATGGCACTGCAGGCAGTCAGCTGTCCACTCCTCGCTCTGGAAAGTCTCCCAGTCCATCTCCCACCAGTCCAGCCAGCCTGAGAAGACGGCGG GGATCCCAGCACAGTGGTTCTTCACTTTCTTTAGCCTCCACGAAGGTTTGCAGCTCCATGGATGAGGGCGATGGTCCCGGCAGTGAAG CGGAGCTGATGGATGagcacccccccatccccgtctCCATAGCAGAGAGGTACAAAGTTGGGAGGACTTTGGGGGACGGAAACTTTGCCGTCGTCCGAGAGTGTGTGGAGCGATCCACAGGGAGAGAATATGCTCTGAAGGTCATCAGCAAGAATAAATGCAGGGGAAAG GAGCACATGATCCAGAGTGAAGTATCCATCCTTCGACGTGTGAAACATCCCAACATTGTGCTTCTGATTGAAGAGATTGATGCTCACAATGAGCTTTACCTCATCATGGAGTTAGTAAAG GGCGGCGATCTCTTTGACGCAATCATCTCCTCTAACAAATACACAGAGCGAGatgccagctgcatgctctTCAACCTGGCCAGCGCCATCAAGTACCTGCACAGCCTCAATATTGTCCACAGAGACATAAAACCAGAAAACCTGTTG GTTTATGAGCATCAAGATGGCAGTAAATCACTGAAGCTCGGTGACTTTGGCTTGGCTACAGTGGTCAACGGGCCTCTCCATACGGTGTGTGGCACGCCCACTTATGTTGCACCAGAGATCATTGCTGAGACGGG ATATGGCCTCAAGGTTGACATCTGGGCAGCTGGTGTGATTACGTACATTCTGCTCTGTGGCTTTCCTCCGTTCCGTGG CAGCGGCGATGACCAGGAAGCGCTCTTCCAGCAGATTTTGCAGGGCCTTCTCGATTTCCCGAAACCTTACTGGGACAATGTGTCTGACAGCGCCAAG GCTCTGATCACTGGGATGCTACAGGTGGAGATGGATCAGAGATATACAGCCATGCAGGTGCTCGATCATCCATGGGTCAAT GATGATGGCGTGTCGGAAAATGACAACCAGTTATCTGTGGCTGGGAAGATCAAGAAGCACTTCAACACAGGGCCCAAGCTCAGCAATACCTCGGCAGGAGTGTCCGTCATCACG CTGGACCAGGACTTTACCCAGCAGCGGTCAGGCTCTTTGAACCACAACCAGCATCCAGGAATGTACTGGATAAG ACCACGCCACTTGATAAAGAGAGGCAAGTTTTCAGACGAAGACGCAACCAGGATGTGA
- the spartb gene encoding spartin b isoform X1: MEQAKQDAFDNARLEVIKDGYDRAFECINKALTADEAGDKTRALGLYKRGRQHLLRAISVPSRGEECVGSSWESARQMQQKMQETLNNITTRLARLETSVEVGATGASGVSHPSAPDMSAESLYPTFPSKAMPERPVPPNLLSPSSQPAGAVGGSTKGPSTTRHPLGLAEQPPVYSPQAADGHLSISYGTNTGEMPLVGNEFFSHTSNSTPSPQSLSEDGEELLYIPRGVQIFFVTPEGQVSAPSYPGYLRLVRFTSDHSDRMPNRPPAFLQVCDWLYPLMKTFPVLLCNTGVFMFPDMMAPAPGYYLGVVLSAELPAADRRLFQDLLTQMTDFRVQAPDEAAESINLSQSVSVATPEETVPEETVPEETEEEKNLPEWSEKVASGILTGASWLKWGLVKGAEYTGVAIHKGASKLREHITPEDKPTHVSPTVTKSLHVAKQATGGAVKVSQFLVDGVCAIAGHVGKELAPHVKKHGGKLIPESMKKDKDGRSNMDGAMVVAASGVEGFAAVWTGLEVAAKNITTSVAAETVTTVKHKYGAAAGQATDHAVNSAINVGITAFNVDNLGVKAVVKRTGKQTAKALLEDYKIQEKPGKQVEKSDK; encoded by the exons ATGGAGCAAGCCAAACAAGATGCCTTTGACAATGCCAGACTTGAGGTGATCAAAGATGGTTATGACCGGGCTTTTGAGTGCATTAATAAAGCACTGACCGCAGATGAAGCCGGGGACAAGACACGGGCTCTGGGCCTCTACAAACGAGGGCGGCAGCACCTTCTCAGAGCCATCTCTGTGCCTTCTCGGGGGGAAGAATGCGTTGGTAGCTCCTGGGAATCAGCCAGACAGATGCAGCAGAAGATGCAGGAGACGCTGAACAACATTACAACTCGTCTGGCTCGTTTGGAGACCAGCGTGGAGGTGGGTGCAACAGGTGCGAGCGGTGTCTCTCACCCAAGTGCCCCTGACATGTCTGCAGAGAGTCTCTACCCAACATTCCCCTCAAAAGCAATGCCGGAGAGGCCGGTGCCACCAAACCTACTGTCCCCAAGTAGCCAGCCAGCCGGAGCTGTAGGAGGAAGCACCAAAGGTCCTTCAACCACCAGACATCCGTTGGGTCTGGCTGAGCAGCCCCCAGTGTACTCCCCTCAGGCTGCAGACGGGCACCTGTCCATTTCATACGGAACAAACACAGGGGAAATGCCACTGGTTGGAAATGAGTTCTTCAGCCATACATCTAACTCAACGCCATCTCCCCAAAGTTTGtctgaagatggagaggagcTGCTTTACATCCCTCGTGGTGTCCAGATATTCTTTGTCACCCCTGAAGGTCAAGTGAGTGCCCCGTCATACCCAGGCTACCTGCGACTTGTGAGGTTTACTAGCGATCACTCCGACAGAATGCCCAACCGACCACCAGCATTTCTGCAG GTGTGTGACTGGCTCTACCCTCTCATGAAAACCTTTCCGGTGTTGCTGTGTAACACCGGGGTGTTCATGTTTCCGGATATGATGGCGCCGGCCCCAGGCTATTATTTGGGGGTTGTGCTCTCCGCTGAGCTacctgcagcagacagaagGCTGTTCCAGGACCTGCTCACCCAGATGACGGATTTCAGGGTTCAG gctccagatgaagctgcagaaagTATTAATCTCAGTCAATCAGTGTCTGTTGCCACACCCGAGGAGACGGTGCCAGAGGAGACGGTacctgaggagacagaggaggaaaagaacctACCTGAGTGGAGTGAAAAGGTGGCAAGTGGGATTCTGACAG GCGCGTCCTGGCTTAAATGGGGCCTGGTTAAAGGAGCAGAGTATACAGGTGTGGCCATCCACAAAGGGGCATCCAAACTCCGAGAACACATCACTCCAGAAGATAAACCCACTCACGTCAGCCCCACGGTGACCAAAAGCCTCCATGTTGCCAAGCAGGCAACAGGAGGAGCTGTCAAAGTCAGCCAGTTTCTAG TGGATGGGGTGTGTGCAATAGCTGGCCACGTGGGCAAGGAGTTGGCGCCACATGTGAAAAAACACGGAGGTAAGCTCATCCCAGAGTCGATGAAGAAGGACAAAGATGGACGCTCTAACATGGACGGAGCCATGGTTGTGGCTGCCAGCGGAGTAGAAG GATTTGCAGCAGTTTGGACGGGTTTGGAAGTTGCAGCAAAGAACATAACCACTAGTGTAGCAGCAGAGACCGTGACCACTGTTAAACACAA GtacggagcagcagcaggacaagcCACAGACCACGCTGTCAACTCTGCCATTAATGTTGGAATCACTGCCTTCAACGTTGACAACCTGGGTGTCAAAGCTGTGGTGAAACGGACTGGCAAGCAGACGGCAAAGGCCCTTTTAGAAGACTACAAGATCCAGGAAAAACCAGGCAAACAAGTGGAGAAATCTGACAAGTAG